The genomic stretch CGCAATCAAATGAACTCACTTCGTGCGGTTGTTGGTACAACTCTGCAACCAGTGATTGAATGCTGCGCGACTCCACATCCAGTAATGGAATAGTTTCGATTAACTCTAACTTAATAATGGGACGAAGACAGGGCGCTTGACTAAACTGTTGCGGATATCTGAGTTCAAACTCAACGTAACGGTACTCATCTCGCACAGCTCGCGTTTCAACGGTAAATCGTTCTGAATGAGTGATCGCCTGTTCAATCTCGTTAACCCATGCCTTTCTAACGGCTTTCTTTTTTGCACGACTCAGTTCATCAAACGCTTGGTTGGGGATGAGTTTTATATCCACATCTTCCGACATTCTTAGAATTTTAACGTTTGATTTCGCCAAGGCCGTACCGCCGGAAAAGACCATTTGATGATATTCAGGAGAAACTTTTGCTAGCTCGGCAAGTAAGGCAACGACCCAGAAATCTTTTTCAATGATGGCAGGGTTTCCGAGCTCAAGCGCGTCGGAAACCTCAAGGAATTTCTGTTTCAGTGTGTTCATACTAACTTGGCAAGTTCAGCACACGGCTACCAACCACCAGTTTGCGATTAAACTGTTTTGGGTTCCATGAATAGTGAACAGAGGATGGAATTTGGGTACTCGCACCTGAAAGACTTTGTTGCGATAGACTATCCATTTCAAAATCAACGCCTTTCATTTTAAGAATTTCACGCACAAGAGCATCGGTACCACCTGGATTGGTGGGCATAGGCTTACCAGTGAGGCTATTGATTCTTGCTTTGGTATACAAACCATAGCCAAGCTTCATTAGCTCCCCTTGCTGTACAAGCTGCCTCAGTGCCCGCCCTATTTGGTCGTAACTTGCAAATCCGTCAAAGTCTTTGCGTTCAAATACATAACGTCTTGAACGCTTTATCTTTTGACAAATGCGGTCTACTGCTGTCATTTGAACCTCCTTACGTACAATAAAAGCAGTATAACTGACCATGCACATTCAAGGAATAGATACGGCATAGCGCCATGAAAAAAAACGGCATAATTAGATGCAGAATTGAACCTAAATATCTGTTTTTAATTTAATTTTAATGTAGTTT from Vibrio vulnificus NBRC 15645 = ATCC 27562 encodes the following:
- a CDS encoding nucleotidyl transferase AbiEii/AbiGii toxin family protein; this translates as MNTLKQKFLEVSDALELGNPAIIEKDFWVVALLAELAKVSPEYHQMVFSGGTALAKSNVKILRMSEDVDIKLIPNQAFDELSRAKKKAVRKAWVNEIEQAITHSERFTVETRAVRDEYRYVEFELRYPQQFSQAPCLRPIIKLELIETIPLLDVESRSIQSLVAELYQQPHEVSSFDCVSVYATLVEKIISMLRRTMSVKRNTERTDDVALVRHIYDVHCITKLSTTELNSIDGLFKAVLEEDIARFGNQNAEFVANPKQELQLGLKELEENPIFRQRFQDFVTPMVFNTEPHDFDTCFASFKRIAASLIEKI
- a CDS encoding DUF6088 family protein translates to MTAVDRICQKIKRSRRYVFERKDFDGFASYDQIGRALRQLVQQGELMKLGYGLYTKARINSLTGKPMPTNPGGTDALVREILKMKGVDFEMDSLSQQSLSGASTQIPSSVHYSWNPKQFNRKLVVGSRVLNLPS